One Castanea sativa cultivar Marrone di Chiusa Pesio chromosome 4, ASM4071231v1 DNA window includes the following coding sequences:
- the LOC142633088 gene encoding uncharacterized protein LOC142633088: protein MAQKLFPAIDNIGAMLAVCDILSASNIQFPGYGIDYYWALQLTPSSTFHAVKSCYQSLHTLLKPTKTKFPGTELALKLVEDAFSMLSNYEKHSAYDLKRNAYREDYESFNIRALSYQNVASKETISTANNSSVCERGFSSQSLGGSCRTTTIFSEDIGTLRFKLQNSLDVKWQCDKIICQQPSNKVSEDLNSRGNIRADTYFSIGRINMPTSKPISLEEDFSCSSKSLAQKRPCQDYYTFENERKPEHFRAGQIWGAQYRANLPHNLRYAQVACNSARSVLVTWLKPIPISDGERRWCDVGLPVACGSFDLNPEMNDGENWPMVSSHKCSWIHGVTDEQFEIYPRRDFSKYLGADGACLAQVDGFRSIFERQKIGGSPVTFHISPDNLYIFSHNVPAYRFKGGEIDKVVDGMFELDQFALPDIMCLEIDSQKAPKNRNASSFSPSIPLGGLPSLKSSPEDKLLKPSWSSNDFATGQEWAVYSGKDFLPRQYTRIDDIISESQVCVTFLEPLPILDHETDWKKEDIPIVCGKFKVSGTSANLEMSQFSYLVYSVKSNDEPFYRIYPVKVSQSTMLGFSHRIPAFRVPGIGRYGIPESSWHLEPIALPPKQRVRFQEKPHGIAPYNAEYGV from the exons ATGGCACAAAAGCTTTTTCCAGCAATTGATAACATTGGCGCAATGTTGGCTGTCTGTGACATTCTATCTGCGTCCAATATCCAGTTTCCTGGTTATGGAATTGATTACTACTGGGCTCTTCAGCTTACACCTTCGTCTACATTTCATGCTGTTAAATCTTGTTACCAAAGTCTCCACACATTGTTAAAACCTACCAAGACAAAGTTTCCTGGCACTGAATTGGCTCTGAAACTTGTGGAGGATGCATTCTCCATGCTATCTAACTATGAGAAACATTCTGCGTATGATTTGAAAAGGAATGCATATAGGGAGGATTATGAATCTTTTAATATAAGAGCATTATCCTATCAAAATGTAGCAAGTAAGGAAACAATAAGTACTGCTAACAACTCTTCTGTGTGTGAGAGGGGTTTTTCAAGCCAAAGTTTGGGTGGAAGTTGTAGAACAACTACGATATTTTCAGAAGACATTGGAACTTTGAGATTCAAACTCCAAAATTCTCTTGATGTTAAGTGGCAATGTGATAAAATTATTTGTCAGCAACCATCCAATAAGGTTTCTGAGGATTTGAATTCTAGAGGCAACATTAGAGCAGACACATATTTTTCTATAGGCCGAATAAATATGCCAACATCAAAGCCAATCAGTTTGGAGGAggatttttcttgttcttcaaaATCTTTGGCACAGAAAAGGCCTTGTCAGGACTACTATACATTTGAGAATGAGAGAAAACCTGAGCATTTCAGGGCAGGTCAGATCTGGGGTGCTCAATATAGAGCAAATCTCCCTCATAATTTAAGGTATGCTCAAGTTGCTTGCAACTCAGCACGATCAGTTCTTGTTACATGGTTAAAGCCAATCCCTATTAGTGATGGTGAGAGACGATGGTGTGATGTTGGCTTACCTGTTGCTTGTGGGTCATTTGATTTGAATCCAGAGATGAATGATGGGGAAAACTGGCCAATGGTCTCATCCCACAAATGCTCATGGATTCATGGTGTCACAGATgaacaatttgaaatttaccCCAGAAGAG atttttcaaaatatttaggtGCAGATGGTGCATGTTTGGCGCAAGTAGATGGTTTTAGAAGCATCTTTGAGAGACAAAAAATTGGAGGGAGTCCTGTCACTTTCCATATCTCCCCGGATAATTTGTATATATTCTCTCATAATGTCCCAGCATATAGGTTTAAGGGTGGAgaaattgataaagttgttgaTGGGATGTTTGAGCTTGATCAATTTGCCCTGCCTGATATTATGTGTCTGGAGATTGACTCCCAAAAGGCACCAAAGAATAGGAATGCTAGTAGTTTTTCTCCATCTATTCCATTGGGAGGACTTCCTTCCTTGAAGTCATCTCCAGAAGACAAACTTTTGAAACCCAGTTGGTCATCAAATGATTTTGCCACGGGTCAGGAATGGGCTGTATACAGTGGAAAAGATTTTTTGCCACGGCAATACACCAGAATAGATGATATAATTTCTGAGAGCCAAGTATGTGTGACTTTCCTAGAACCTCTACCCATTCTTGACCATGAGACTGACTGGAAGAAAGAAGACATACCCATTGTTTGTGGGAAATTTAAGGTTAGTGGAACTAGTGCCAACCTTGAAATGTCCCAGTTTTCCTATTTAGTTTACAGTGTTAAAAGCAATGATGAGCCATTCTACAGAATTTACCCAGTAAAAG